Within the Zea mays cultivar B73 chromosome 10, Zm-B73-REFERENCE-NAM-5.0, whole genome shotgun sequence genome, the region TTGTCCATGGCCTGCCTCCGGGTTTCCTTGCCAATAACCTTATGGAACTCCCTCACCATCATCGGGTACGGGTGCGGACCGGCAACAGAGCCCAAGATATAGTGTGTGGTCTCCACATTTGTGACCCAGTCACGGATAGCCTCTGAAGTTGCATCCTTCAGGGTTGCTGTCCCAGAATGTACCGCCCTGACCTGTTCCAGCAAAAAGGAAACAATATACCATAAGAAAAACATTAAGGGAAGTATAACAAATTCTTTTTTTTTCCTTCCCTGAAGAACAAGTGCAGATACAGACTCAATCTAACAAACAGATGCCTCCGCTGTACCTCTGCACCAAGAAGCCTCATCCGGAAAACATTGAGCGCCTGCCTCTCCATATCCTGTGCGCCCATGTAGATGATGCACTGCAGCCCGAAACGGGCGCACACGGTGGCGGTGGCGACGCCGTGCTGACCAGCCCCTGTCTCGGCAATGATGCGCTGCTTCCCAAGTCGCTTGGCAAGCAAGGCCTGCGCCACGGCATTGTTGATCTTGTGGGCACCCGTGTGGTTAAGGTCCTCCCTCTTGAGGTAGATGAGCGGGCCTGTGCCATCGGCGCGCTTGTAGTGCTCCGTTAGGCGCTCCGCGAAGTATAGGGGGCTCTCACGTCCAACGTAGTCCTTGAGAATACCGTCCAGTTCTTTCTGTGAAAAAAAAGCATGTCAGACATAAGTGCAAGGATGTAAACATTTCTCGTGATTCATATTCAGGGATCACCGCATGTTGATCATAATTCTTCCTCGTGATCCAACAAGGATCACGGCATCATTTTTGTGTCAAGCTTCCTGTCCTGTCCTAGACTACAGAAAAGTGAGGCAGACTACTCAGGGAAGGGAACACAAGAACGGAATCAACAACCTAGCCCATAAGATGTGACATCTCGTACCTACGAAAAGTAGGCATCTGTACAAAAAAAAACTAGGCATCCAAATCCCCGCTAATACTGAGTCAACTATAAGCCGGAGACATGGGACATAGCCACATAGGAGAGGCAGCGGTAGCGGTAGCGCTACCTGGAACTCGTCGTCGGTGGCGAGCGCGTGGAAGGCGCTCTCGAGCTCGGTGAGCGCGTGCATGAGCGTCTCGGGGACGTACTTGCCGCCGAACCTCCCGAACCTGCCCATGGCGTCGGGCCTCTGCAGCCCCGGCGCCGCGGCGCCGTTCCCCATCTCCACCGCGGCGGGGGAGGCCGCCTCCGCGGCGACCGCCTTGGCCGGCTGCATTGCGGCCGCggccacggcggcggcggcccttCGGGGGCGGGCGGAGGAGGTCCTGGACGACGCCACCCGCAAAACCGCGCGCTGCTGGGCCGGCGCGGCGGGTCCTGGTGCGGCGGCGCGGGTAGGGCTGcgaatggcggcggcggcggtggtggccATGAGAATAATAAATCGACGAGGGGAAGGGGATAGATAGGCTGTGGGGGCAGGGGCTCTGCGTGCGCTGCTGCGTGGAGTGGTCTGGGTGCGGGTACTCGCTGGGCGGGTATATAAACTGGTGGCGCTAGGACTTCTGGCAGGAATGGTTGGTGGCTCCACCGGATCTTCCTAGACCAGGTGCATGGACCTGGACTCTGCTCCCGTGCCGCCTCGCCAAGGCTGGTGCTGGTGGGCCGGgcgcggggaggggaggggaggggaggggagagcgGGGTCGACGGATCGCTCAGGGCCAGGCAGCGTGAGAGGGCAGCCGCTCGTAGCTTGGCCTTGCTTTGTTTCCTCGAGTCGAGACGAGCTGGTTTTGCGGCGGGTCCAAGCTTTCCAGGGGCATTTTGGGGACGGTTTTATTAGTGCGCACCGTCCACGATGGCACGATCAACTGTGAGACGTGGAGCGCCCTGCGCCTTCTCTCTCTAGAAAAAGATAAACAGAAAACAAACCACAACAAGATTCAAATAAAGAG harbors:
- the LOC732803 gene encoding tryptophan synthase beta chain 2, chloroplastic codes for the protein MATTAAAAIRSPTRAAAPGPAAPAQQRAVLRVASSRTSSARPRRAAAAVAAAAMQPAKAVAAEAASPAAVEMGNGAAAPGLQRPDAMGRFGRFGGKYVPETLMHALTELESAFHALATDDEFQKELDGILKDYVGRESPLYFAERLTEHYKRADGTGPLIYLKREDLNHTGAHKINNAVAQALLAKRLGKQRIIAETGAGQHGVATATVCARFGLQCIIYMGAQDMERQALNVFRMRLLGAEVRAVHSGTATLKDATSEAIRDWVTNVETTHYILGSVAGPHPYPMMVREFHKVIGKETRRQAMDKWGGKPDVLVACVGGGSNAMGLFHEFVEDQDVRLVGVEAAGHGVDTDKHAATLTKGQVGVLHGSMSYLLQDDDGQVIEPHSISAGLDYPGVGPEHSFLKDIGRAEYDSVTDQEALDAFKRVSRLEGIIPALETSHALAYLEKLCPTLADGVRVVVNCSGRGDKDVHTASKYLDV